Part of the Yersinia hibernica genome, ACCGGTAACTTCGTGGGCGAATTTATGATTCTGTTCGGTAGCTTCCAGGTGGTGCCGGTCATTACTGTTATTTCGACTTTCGGGCTAGTTTTTGCTTCGGTTTACGCGCTAATTATGATGCAACGTGCTTATTACGGCGCGCCAAAATCAGAAGAAGCACTACCGGGCATGAGCGCAAGGGAATTGTCTATCATTCTGCTGTTAGTGGTGCTGTTAGTGTTGCTGGGGGTTTACCCGCAGCCGATTCTCGACACCTCCCATGCGGCGATGAGTAATGTACAGCAGTGGTTCTCAGCTTCATCTATTCCAGTTCCATCTATTACAACAACAAGGCCGTAATTCGCCATGACAATAACTCCTCAACAACTGATCGCCATGCTGCCGCTGTTGATCGTCGGATTGACGGTGGTGGTTGTGATGCTGTCCATTGCGTGGCGACGCGATCACTTTATCAACGCCACTCTGACGGTTATCGGGCTTAACTTGGCACTGCTGTCACTGTATTTTGTCGGCCAAGTTGGGCCGATGGATGTCACGCCGCTGATGCGCCTTGACGGCTATTCGATGTTCTATACCGGGCTGGTGATAGTCGCCAGTCTGGCAACCAGCACCTTTGCTTATCCGTGGCTCAATGGCTACCCAGATAACCGCGAAGAATTCTATCTGCTGGTGCTGATTGCGACTATGGGCGGCATTTTGCTGGCCAGTGCCAATCATCTGGCTTCACTGTTCCTGGGCATTGAACTGATTTCCTTGCCGCTGTTTGGCCTGATTGGCTATGCCTATCGCCAGAAGCGCTCACTGGAAGCCAGTATCAAGTACATGCTGCTGTCTGCGGCCGCATCGTCATTCCTGCTGTTCGGGATGGCGCTGTTGTATGCCGAGTCTGGCAGTTTGTCTTTTGCCAGCCTCGGCCAGAGCCTGAGTGACTCGACTATCCACCAGCCGCTGATTCTGGCCGGTCTGGGGATGATGATTGTCGGCCTCGGCTTTAAATTGTCCTTGGTGCCATTCCAACTGTGGACGCCGGATGTGTATCAGGGCGCACCTGCCCCGGTATCTACTTTCCTGGCAACCGCCAGCAAGATTGCCATCTTTGCGGTAGTGATGCGCTTGTTCCTGTATGCACCTGCCGCCGACAGTGAAGCGGTGCGCATCGTGCTGTCACTGATTGCGGTGGCCTCGATTCTGTTTGGTAACCTGATGGCCATCAGCCAGACCAACATCAAGCGTCTGCTGGGCTATTCCTCAATAGCGCATCTTGGCTACTTGCTGATTGCGCTGGTGGCGGTGCAAACCCATCAGTTGGCATTGGAAACCGTCGGTGTCTATCTGGCCGGTTACCTGTTCAGCAGCTTGGGGGCTTTCGGTGTGGTCAGCTTGATGTCCAGCCCATACAAAGGGCCGGATGCGGAATCCCTGTTCTCCTACCGTGGGCTGTTCTGGCATAAGCCAATTCTGTCTGCGGTGATGACGGTGATGATGCTGTCACTGGCGGGTATTCCAATGACACTGGGCTTTATCGGTAAGTTCTTTGTGGTGGCAATGGGTGTGAGTGCCAGCCTGTGGTGGCTGACCGGTGCTGTGGTGTTAGGCAGTGCCATCGGCCTGTATTACTATCTGCGAGTGACTGTCAGCCTGTACCTCAGTGCGCCGGAAACCTTAGTCCGTGATACGCCAAGCAACTGGGCATTAACTGCCGGTGGCGTGGTGGTGCTGATTTCCGCGATTTTGGTGCTGTTCTTGGGTGTCTATCCGCAGCCGCTGATTTCGCTGGTTCAGTTAGCTCAGCCGCTGATGTAACTGTGTGCTGAAAGCCAAACCAACCCTCTGCAAGCTTCGGCTAGCAGGGGGTTTTTCTTTATGGGCGCATTAAGATTGTTTAAGTGGGGCTGGGGTAAAAAGTGGAGGGACGAGTCTGCTGTACTTTAATATATTTACCAGTGATTTCTCACTGTATTATTAAGGATATCTATATGTTGCAGTCCTCCTCGACTTACTCTTACAAAAAATATCCCTCTGTGGATGATATTATCTCATCACCTAATAATTCTGAGATAATTATGTCTGGCTGCTTTTTTAAAGATAAAGTCACCGTCAACGCCTCGCTTGAGCAGGCGAAAGAAGACGATAAATTTAATGCGATAATGATAGAAAATGCTTGTTTTTCAATAAGCAAAAATTTTCATCACACTAATTATCTATCTATTAATCAAGTGGATAAAGCTAACATTATTGCGATAAAATATTTGCCGATGCTACAAAACAAATTGGACGAAAAATATGATCTTCTGCGCGATTGTTTAAATAAACAGTTAATCATGGCAAAAGAGAGTTATCACACCAAAGGTAAAGAGATATTTAATGAACTTATTGCACGAAACCTAGCTGGTGTGGCAAGTTCAGATATTAATCACCGGAATTGGGTCAATGAAAATCCGCTAACTAAGGCAATGTTAGATTGTATACAAGATAGTCACGATCAGACTGATATTAATGCCGTTATTTCAGATAGAGTCATTCAATTTTTTAACTATAAACTCCCAGACACAATGCAGGAAATCGCGAGTTTAGACACATTCCTAATGAAAGGCATTGATGAGATTATTGACCATACTTTTTTTGCAGAAAATGTGAGAGTGACATATTCAGACGAACTTGCGGCCAGCATTCAAGATAAAATTGAAAACCCGACAAATGTCGCGGTGATACCCTCAAAAAGTGAACGCCAGAATCTTGAGCTGCTGTTACATAGCTTTAAATTGTGATTTTTGTCACATTTCAAATGAAATGAAAGTAATTAATATTATTTTTGTGTGATTTTCATCATAAATAAAATCGCAATATCAGGTAAACTGCGCAACTTTCACTCAATACACATTTCTCTTAATGTTTTTTGCGTAGGTAAATACTGATGAACATTATTCTGATGATTGCCATTACCACCGGCATTCTCTCGGGTATTTGGGGCTGGGTTGCGGTCAGCCTTGGGCTTATCAGTTGGGCGGGATTTTTGGGATGTACCGCTTACTTTGCCTGCCCGCAGGGGGGGCTAAAAGGCCTGCTTATCACGTTGCTAACCTGCCTGAGCGGGGTATTTTGGGCGATGATGATAATTCAGGGAAGTGCCGTGCAACCTGAATGGACGATCCTTGGCTATGTTTTGACCGGCGTGGTGGCATTTTTGATGTGCATCCAAGCCTGTCAACAGTGGCTATCCTTTGTTCCCGGTACTTTTATTGGTGCTTGCGCCACTTTTGCCGCTGATGGTAACTGGAAGTTAGTGACGGCCTCGGTGCTGGTCGGGGTCGTGTTTGGCTACGCGATGAAAAACAGCGGGCTGTGGCTGGCGGCCAGGCGCAACCGCTCAGGTAAGGGCACGGCTTTAGCGCCTTCAGTTGATACAGAGTAAAGATATTTTTACTGTAATCAAAAGCCCACGGAATATAATAAAAAAGGCACTTTTGGGTGTCTTTTTTATGTCCTGATTTAAGTGTGCTGGTGCTGATAATATAGAAAAATCAATCCTAGCATTGAGCCACTTGGGATTATCAGGTAGAGACCTGGTGTGAATGACCAGCGCCTTATGATTATATAGTTGTTACCAATATGATATTGGACTGCATAATGATAGGTAGGTAATAGTATTGAAAATTACTCATGCTGGCATCAATCTTGATGAACTAAAATCAGCGCAATCAGGAAAAAGGACCCCAGAAAAAGAGGTGACTCAGTGGTGCTCATTTAATCATAAGGATTATAAACGGGTGACACTCTCAGAGAAAACCCCCATTGTTTACCAGTGGTTTATTAATCCGGAAGATGAACAGTTAAAAAAAGCAGATATACCGATAGTAAACACCAGGGATAACCCCTATCTAGATAATATAAAGAAAGCTTGTCAGATAGAAAATGAGAGATTCATTGGTGTATTTATTGGCGGCGAAATAACATCAACACAATATGAAAGCATGCATGAGCTGGAGGTAGAATATCCCAATCTTAAGTTCTTATTCAAAGATGACCTTGATTTTAGTATGTATGATATAAAGAAAAGTAAGCACATTACTCAATTAATTGAGGATATGAAAGAAAGATATCCCAATGAAAAGGGTGAAATAGATAAAATGGCGTCTGACTTGAACGAGTTATTAAATGATGGCGACAATGAAACCTTATTATCCGAGCTGGAAAAAGGCTGTTTTCATGTTTGCTTTGATCAATATAGAAACTTTCTTATGCTGAAAGGCAACTCTGTATTTGTCGAAGCGGGTAAGGTAAGGGCTGGTGATCTGGATGATATTAGTGGCATGATTTATTTAGATCTTGATATGGTTATCAATAAAAAAATAGGTGAAGTCTCTTTACCTGATGGCATCGGTTTTTTTATTGATACATGCTCTAAAAATGAGGTGCCAAATATAGAAAATAGCATTATTGCAGTAAGCCAAAGTCACCATCCGGTCTTGCTAAAAGGGCTAGAGGTTATGTATACAAAAACTGACTATCACCCTTACTATGATGGTATTACTGCTGCAGTGAGAGATTATTTTAATTGTACTTATGGTTTATATGATCAAGCCGAATTCTGTCAATTTATTAAATTTCCGGATGATAGCTTTTCCACTAATACCAGTAAACTCTCTCAGAGTTCATGGGATTGATTTCTATCATAGGTATCTCCTGACATTACCGGAGGCTAACATCTCTGGCACACTAAATTAAATTATTGTTGTAACTGATGATGCGCCATTATTACAGCTAAATATGAAATTAACAGCTTAACTTGCCGCTGAAAAACCAAGTGAAACACATGCTCCTGAAACCAAATTGGCGGTATTTAATTTATCTAAGACCGTGTGTCTGGGTTGACTTTTAATAATGGCTATAATCCGTAGCCACAATTTAATATTGATTTATTAGATAAGCCTCTTGACTCCAGAAGGTCACCAAGAGACTTATCGGCCTCTATCACAATAAATGATTGGCAACTTTAACCACTATTTTGCGCAGTGGCGCAACCTCGGTCAATGTTCCCATTGGGCGATGCAACTCACCTGGGAACAGCAGCGCAATATCACCCGGAGCCAGTGTTAATAATGTTTCGTGGCTAATTGCTTCAAACAATCCGTAATCTCGCTCGGTATCAAAATCCATGGTCGGGCGCTGGCCTTGAGCTGAGGGCGAAGCACCAATGACCTCGCGGCCCTCCAATAGAATATGAATATCAATATAATAACGATGTAATTCAGGTGCTTGCTCATACAATGGTTTGGTCGCGGCAATAATGTGATTGAGGTAAATCTCACGGCCTTCAATGTCTTGCTCGCCGGCGGGCAGATTGGCTAAATCCATCTGACTGATAGTGGCCAGTGTGCGGCGGATAGCATCCGGATAAAGTGGGTTATTCACCGCGTTTTTCAATTCATCAAGTATCATAACTATTCCTATATTTCTGTGTATTCACCCTGCTGGCTGTTTAAGCACCGCGGCTGGCATTATTTTCGGCTGCCAGTTGGGCAATGCAGTGTTCAACAACACCGGCAATATCCGGTGAGATATCGATTGGAATGATGTCCGGCTCATGGGCATCAGGCGCTTCCAAGGTTGCGAACTGGCTCTTTAACAGGCTCTCCGGCATAAAATGCCCCGCCCGCCGCTGCATTCTGTGCAATACCAAATCGTAATCACCGGTCAGCCACAGAAAGCGAACGCCTTGATTGCCTTCACGCAGGCGGTCGCGATACTGCTTTTTCAGGGCTGAGCACACTAAAAAACCCACTTCGTTTTTTTGTTGCAAGCTATAGGCCACATCACTTAACCGCTCAAGCCATGGGGCGCGGTCTTGGTCATTTAGCGGCTGGCCGGATGCCATCTTTTGGATATTGGCGCGTGGGTGCAAATCATCGCCATCAATAAATTTGGCGTTAAGTTGTTGTGCCAGCGCCTGACCAACACAGGATTTGCCGGTGCCGGATACCCCCATCACAATAATGCATTTACCTGACATAACTTTCCTCGATGTGAATCAGACAGCAACCAGCATGCCGCCATCAACAAACAACAGGTGGCCATTAACAAAGTCAGAGGCTTTGGCAGACAGATATACCGCCGCCCCGATTAATTCTTCTGGGTCACCCCAACGGGCCGCGGGGGTACGTTTGCACAACCAATCGGTGAAGGCCTCATCATCCACTAGTGCTTTTGTCATCTCAGTTTTGAAATAACCCGGCGCGATACCATTGACCTGAATATTGTATCGCGCCAGCTCAACACACATCCCGCGGGTTAACATCTTCACCGCCCCTTTAGATGCAGCATATGGGGTGATAGTGTCGCGGCCTAATTCACTTTGCATAGAACAAATATTAATAATTTTACCGCGCTGACGTTTCACCATATAGCGGGAGACCGCTTGTGAAACCAAGAATACTGATTTTTGATTTACCGCGATGACATCGTCCCAATCTTTTTCTGGGAATTCGGTAAAAGCATGACGGCGTTGAATACCGGCATTGTTAATTAAAACATCAACGGCACCAATATTATTTTCTATTTGCGCAATGGCATCATTAACAGCATCATGGTCAGTCACATTAAATGCTGCTGCATAAGCAATAAAACCATTGGCACGTAATTCGGCCACTGCTTTTTCTGCGCGTTCGGCGGTAATATCATTAATTATTATTTCTGCACCAAATTCTGCAAGGCCTTTCGCTAATAGAAATCCAATACCTTGAGCGGAGCCAGTAATTAATACTTTGCGGTTTTCTAACGAAAATAAATTCTTCATAGTGAATTCCTGATGGCGCTAATGAAGCGACATATAAAATAAAGATAATTGATAACTGATTAATTTAATGATAACAACAGTGATAAAATCTAATACTTCCAATCTTCCAATAAATATGACCGCTTGAAAACATGGGCTTAT contains:
- the nuoN gene encoding NADH-quinone oxidoreductase subunit NuoN, coding for MTITPQQLIAMLPLLIVGLTVVVVMLSIAWRRDHFINATLTVIGLNLALLSLYFVGQVGPMDVTPLMRLDGYSMFYTGLVIVASLATSTFAYPWLNGYPDNREEFYLLVLIATMGGILLASANHLASLFLGIELISLPLFGLIGYAYRQKRSLEASIKYMLLSAAASSFLLFGMALLYAESGSLSFASLGQSLSDSTIHQPLILAGLGMMIVGLGFKLSLVPFQLWTPDVYQGAPAPVSTFLATASKIAIFAVVMRLFLYAPAADSEAVRIVLSLIAVASILFGNLMAISQTNIKRLLGYSSIAHLGYLLIALVAVQTHQLALETVGVYLAGYLFSSLGAFGVVSLMSSPYKGPDAESLFSYRGLFWHKPILSAVMTVMMLSLAGIPMTLGFIGKFFVVAMGVSASLWWLTGAVVLGSAIGLYYYLRVTVSLYLSAPETLVRDTPSNWALTAGGVVVLISAILVLFLGVYPQPLISLVQLAQPLM
- a CDS encoding DUF1097 domain-containing protein: MNIILMIAITTGILSGIWGWVAVSLGLISWAGFLGCTAYFACPQGGLKGLLITLLTCLSGVFWAMMIIQGSAVQPEWTILGYVLTGVVAFLMCIQACQQWLSFVPGTFIGACATFAADGNWKLVTASVLVGVVFGYAMKNSGLWLAARRNRSGKGTALAPSVDTE
- a CDS encoding non-LEE encoded effector protein NleB is translated as MKITHAGINLDELKSAQSGKRTPEKEVTQWCSFNHKDYKRVTLSEKTPIVYQWFINPEDEQLKKADIPIVNTRDNPYLDNIKKACQIENERFIGVFIGGEITSTQYESMHELEVEYPNLKFLFKDDLDFSMYDIKKSKHITQLIEDMKERYPNEKGEIDKMASDLNELLNDGDNETLLSELEKGCFHVCFDQYRNFLMLKGNSVFVEAGKVRAGDLDDISGMIYLDLDMVINKKIGEVSLPDGIGFFIDTCSKNEVPNIENSIIAVSQSHHPVLLKGLEVMYTKTDYHPYYDGITAAVRDYFNCTYGLYDQAEFCQFIKFPDDSFSTNTSKLSQSSWD
- a CDS encoding YhcH/YjgK/YiaL family protein, translated to MILDELKNAVNNPLYPDAIRRTLATISQMDLANLPAGEQDIEGREIYLNHIIAATKPLYEQAPELHRYYIDIHILLEGREVIGASPSAQGQRPTMDFDTERDYGLFEAISHETLLTLAPGDIALLFPGELHRPMGTLTEVAPLRKIVVKVANHLL
- a CDS encoding gluconokinase, coding for MSGKCIIVMGVSGTGKSCVGQALAQQLNAKFIDGDDLHPRANIQKMASGQPLNDQDRAPWLERLSDVAYSLQQKNEVGFLVCSALKKQYRDRLREGNQGVRFLWLTGDYDLVLHRMQRRAGHFMPESLLKSQFATLEAPDAHEPDIIPIDISPDIAGVVEHCIAQLAAENNASRGA
- the idnO gene encoding gluconate 5-dehydrogenase: MKNLFSLENRKVLITGSAQGIGFLLAKGLAEFGAEIIINDITAERAEKAVAELRANGFIAYAAAFNVTDHDAVNDAIAQIENNIGAVDVLINNAGIQRRHAFTEFPEKDWDDVIAVNQKSVFLVSQAVSRYMVKRQRGKIINICSMQSELGRDTITPYAASKGAVKMLTRGMCVELARYNIQVNGIAPGYFKTEMTKALVDDEAFTDWLCKRTPAARWGDPEELIGAAVYLSAKASDFVNGHLLFVDGGMLVAV